In Myxococcus stipitatus, the following are encoded in one genomic region:
- a CDS encoding spore coat U domain-containing protein has protein sequence MSSGVLKHIRAVVLLGASLCVIPTARAVCSFKSTVGPSFGAYTSAATLPLDTTGSITYRCDSQPALATIALDLSTGSGGSYSPRTLQGPSGHTLNYNLYQDAARLRIWGNGTLGTTRYGPVLCVNGADVTLTIYGRIPAGQAAAAGSYSDTLVITMTF, from the coding sequence GGTGTCTTGAAACACATCCGGGCCGTCGTGCTGCTGGGAGCGAGCCTGTGCGTCATCCCCACCGCGCGAGCCGTCTGCTCCTTCAAGTCGACCGTGGGGCCAAGCTTCGGCGCCTACACGAGCGCCGCCACCCTTCCGCTCGACACCACGGGAAGCATCACCTATCGCTGCGACTCCCAGCCCGCGTTGGCCACCATCGCGCTGGACCTGAGCACGGGCAGTGGTGGGAGCTACTCCCCGCGGACGCTCCAGGGCCCTTCGGGCCACACTCTCAACTACAATCTCTATCAGGATGCCGCGCGGCTGCGCATCTGGGGCAATGGCACCCTGGGCACCACGCGCTATGGCCCGGTGTTGTGCGTGAACGGGGCCGACGTCACCCTCACCATCTACGGACGAATCCCCGCGGGGCAGGCGGCGGCCGCGGGCTCGTATTCCGACACGCTGGTCATCACGATGACCTTCTGA
- a CDS encoding isovaleryl-CoA dehydrogenase, with translation MSPSAPIATTFITHEVTNQAPPLVYDAWKTDLPLREAVAREGASWAEADIAKYGPLAGGELMQLGFVANENKPKFKPFDRYGNRLDEVEFHPAYHRIMEAAITHGIPNYAWRHEQTPGAHVARMALSYLHNQADQGTSCPLTMTYACVPTFRHHAGLAAEWLPRITSASYDSRFIPASQKTGITIGMGMTEKQGGSDVRSNTTRAQPLGARGPGNAYALVGHKFFFSAPMSDAFFVLAQSEGGLSCFLLPRFTPTGERNAIRIQRLKDKLGDWSNASSEVEFQGAVAFMVGEEGRGVSTILEMVALTRQDCMIGSSSLMRQALVQAIHHARHRKAFGRRLIEQPLMMNVLADLALESEAHTVLTARVSRAVDASHRDPREAAFARMATAVGKYWVCKRAPAFVNEAQECLGGAGYVEEANLPRLYRQAPLNSIWEGSGNIQCLDVLRAATREPESREALFQELMAAQGAHPALDAEMARISKDFSDTATLETRSRFVVERLALALQASLLLRAGNRQVADTFCETRLGGAHGNCFGTLPAHAPMKALIERAFGEGAAS, from the coding sequence ATGAGTCCATCCGCCCCCATCGCGACCACGTTCATCACCCACGAAGTCACCAATCAGGCGCCCCCCCTGGTGTACGACGCCTGGAAGACGGACCTGCCGCTGCGCGAGGCCGTGGCGCGCGAGGGCGCGAGCTGGGCGGAGGCGGACATCGCGAAGTACGGCCCGCTGGCGGGCGGCGAGCTGATGCAGCTGGGCTTCGTCGCCAACGAGAACAAGCCCAAGTTCAAGCCGTTCGACCGCTATGGCAACCGGCTGGACGAGGTGGAGTTCCATCCGGCCTACCACCGCATCATGGAAGCGGCCATCACCCACGGCATCCCCAACTACGCGTGGCGGCACGAGCAGACGCCCGGGGCGCACGTCGCGCGCATGGCGCTCTCGTATCTCCACAACCAGGCGGACCAGGGCACCAGCTGTCCGCTGACGATGACGTACGCGTGTGTGCCCACGTTCCGTCACCACGCGGGGCTCGCCGCCGAGTGGCTGCCGCGCATCACCTCGGCGTCGTATGACTCGCGCTTCATCCCCGCCAGCCAGAAGACGGGCATCACCATCGGCATGGGCATGACGGAGAAGCAGGGCGGCTCCGACGTGCGCAGCAACACCACGCGCGCGCAGCCGTTGGGCGCGCGCGGACCGGGCAACGCGTACGCGCTCGTGGGCCACAAGTTCTTCTTCTCCGCGCCCATGAGCGACGCGTTCTTCGTGCTCGCGCAGTCCGAGGGTGGCCTGTCGTGCTTCCTCCTGCCGCGCTTCACGCCCACCGGAGAGCGCAACGCCATCCGCATCCAGCGGCTCAAGGACAAGCTGGGCGACTGGAGCAACGCCAGCTCGGAGGTGGAGTTCCAGGGCGCGGTGGCCTTCATGGTCGGCGAGGAAGGCCGCGGCGTGTCCACCATCCTGGAGATGGTCGCCCTCACGCGCCAGGACTGCATGATTGGCTCCAGCAGCCTCATGCGCCAGGCGCTGGTGCAGGCCATCCACCACGCGCGACACCGCAAGGCCTTTGGCCGGCGGCTCATCGAACAGCCGTTGATGATGAACGTGCTGGCGGACCTGGCGCTCGAGTCCGAGGCCCACACCGTGCTGACCGCGCGCGTGTCACGCGCCGTGGACGCAAGCCACCGAGACCCGCGCGAGGCCGCCTTCGCCCGCATGGCCACCGCCGTGGGCAAGTACTGGGTCTGCAAGCGCGCCCCGGCCTTCGTCAACGAGGCGCAGGAGTGCCTGGGCGGCGCCGGCTACGTGGAGGAGGCCAACCTGCCGCGGCTCTACCGCCAGGCTCCGCTCAACTCCATCTGGGAGGGCAGCGGCAACATCCAGTGCCTGGACGTGCTGCGCGCCGCCACCCGTGAGCCGGAGAGCCGCGAGGCCCTGTTCCAGGAGCTGATGGCGGCCCAGGGTGCACACCCCGCGCTCGACGCGGAGATGGCGCGCATCTCCAAGGACTTCTCCGACACCGCCACCCTGGAGACCCGCTCGCGCTTCGTCGTCGAGCGGCTGGCCCTGGCGCTCCAGGCCTCGCTCCTCCTGCGCGCGGGCAACCGTCAGGTCGCCGACACTTTCTGCGAGACGCGGCTGGGCGGAGCCCACGGCAACTGCTTCGGCACCCTGCCCGCACATGCGCCCATGAAGGCCCTCATCGAGCGTGCGTTCGGAGAAGGCGCCGCGAGCTGA